In Bacteroidia bacterium, a genomic segment contains:
- a CDS encoding UDP-2,3-diacylglucosamine diphosphatase, whose amino-acid sequence MSRRKVEIVVLSDIHLGTYGCRAEEIITYLKSIQPGMLILNGDIIDIWQFSKRYWPKSHMAVIKEVIRLTSKGVPVYYLTGNHDELLRKFSDFSLGTFHLRDKLILDLPEGKAWIFHGDIFDASMKHAKWLAKLGAVGYDFLIFLNSIVNWTLARLGRGKMSFSKKIKNGVKSAIKYISDFEEIAAELAIDQGYEYVICGHIHQPQIREIVKPEGKVTYLNSGDWIENLTALEYHHNKWSLFRFEDMTPGEKLLTAIDDAFFETKQHPQQKELIIS is encoded by the coding sequence ATGAGCAGAAGAAAAGTTGAAATTGTTGTTTTGTCTGATATTCACCTCGGTACTTATGGCTGCCGGGCCGAAGAAATCATTACCTACCTCAAGAGCATTCAGCCGGGAATGCTGATTCTCAACGGCGATATTATCGACATCTGGCAGTTTAGCAAACGGTACTGGCCCAAATCTCATATGGCAGTGATCAAGGAGGTGATCCGCCTTACCAGCAAGGGGGTACCGGTTTACTACCTGACAGGCAATCACGACGAATTGCTGCGCAAATTCTCTGACTTTTCGCTGGGTACCTTCCACCTTCGCGATAAATTAATCCTGGATCTCCCGGAAGGAAAAGCCTGGATCTTCCACGGAGATATTTTTGATGCCAGTATGAAACACGCCAAATGGCTGGCAAAACTTGGCGCGGTGGGATATGATTTCCTGATCTTCCTCAACAGTATTGTAAACTGGACGCTGGCAAGACTGGGCCGTGGAAAAATGTCATTTTCCAAAAAAATCAAAAATGGTGTAAAATCTGCCATTAAGTATATCAGTGATTTTGAAGAAATAGCAGCTGAGCTTGCCATCGATCAGGGCTACGAATATGTCATTTGCGGTCATATCCATCAGCCGCAGATCCGGGAAATTGTGAAACCTGAAGGAAAAGTTACGTATCTTAACTCAGGAGACTGGATCGAAAACCTCACTGCCCTCGAATACCACCACAACAAATGGTCGCTTTTCCGCTTCGAAGATATGACTCCCGGAGAAAAATTGCTCACTGCAATTGATGATGCCTTTTTTGAGACAAAACAACACCCGCAGCAGAAAGAACTGATCATTTCATAA